From the Maioricimonas rarisocia genome, one window contains:
- a CDS encoding UvrB/UvrC motif-containing protein, protein MKNREGRLFDEQVAFTEFGHSLYSAVPLDQQQLSLTSDPATVRKSIREQCPAMPGVYGMLDCEQALIYVGMSVQLRDRTQTYFSTGEEERKERRIGSRAHTLLWQPTGHELTARLRELELIRRFSPRYNVLGKPERTPTGYVTLATGDAPHFRVQKRPARNCRYAWGPIPVNRRVRAAVEELNYTFRLRDCGSDVRISFREEQALFDTNNGGGCLRSELSTCHAPCIGNCSRDEYTAAVTAARAFLDGRELSLLQQLEAAMQQAANERNYERAARLRDTFKSLNMLNELLSLFREGTRTGQFVYPLPAANGKTQWLLISRGVVLAAEIAPHSKASARRCLSALEAAFDRGKGTHPEDELDAVRIVLGWFRSDEKRLSEILPVADARSLCRKRLESSRSTSRLKATG, encoded by the coding sequence ATGAAAAACAGGGAAGGGCGGCTGTTCGACGAACAGGTCGCGTTCACCGAATTCGGACATTCACTCTACTCCGCGGTTCCGCTCGACCAGCAGCAGCTTTCGCTGACAAGCGACCCGGCAACGGTTCGCAAGTCGATCCGCGAGCAGTGCCCCGCCATGCCGGGCGTCTACGGCATGCTCGACTGCGAGCAGGCTCTCATCTACGTCGGCATGTCCGTTCAGCTGCGCGACCGCACGCAGACCTACTTCTCCACCGGAGAAGAGGAACGCAAGGAACGCCGTATCGGCAGCCGGGCTCATACGCTCCTCTGGCAACCGACCGGCCACGAACTGACTGCCCGCCTCCGCGAACTGGAACTGATCCGCCGCTTCTCCCCCCGCTACAACGTGCTCGGCAAACCGGAACGGACGCCGACCGGCTACGTCACCCTTGCCACCGGCGATGCCCCTCATTTCCGTGTGCAGAAGCGTCCTGCCCGCAACTGCCGCTACGCCTGGGGACCGATCCCCGTCAACCGCCGCGTCCGGGCCGCCGTGGAGGAACTCAACTACACCTTCCGCCTCCGGGACTGCGGCAGCGACGTCCGCATCAGCTTCCGGGAAGAACAGGCGCTGTTCGACACGAACAACGGCGGCGGCTGCCTGCGGTCGGAGCTGTCCACCTGCCACGCCCCCTGCATCGGCAATTGTTCCCGCGACGAGTACACCGCAGCCGTCACGGCCGCCCGGGCGTTCCTCGACGGACGCGAACTGTCGCTGCTGCAGCAACTCGAAGCCGCCATGCAGCAGGCGGCGAACGAACGGAACTATGAGCGGGCCGCCCGCCTCCGCGACACGTTCAAGAGCCTCAACATGCTGAACGAACTCCTCTCGCTGTTCCGCGAAGGAACCCGCACCGGGCAGTTCGTATACCCGCTGCCGGCCGCAAACGGAAAAACACAGTGGCTGCTGATCTCCCGCGGCGTCGTTCTCGCGGCAGAGATCGCACCGCACTCGAAAGCCTCGGCCCGTCGCTGCCTGAGTGCCCTTGAAGCCGCGTTCGATCGCGGGAAGGGAACGCATCCGGAAGACGAGCTGGATGCGGTCCGGATCGTCCTCGGCTGGTTCCGCAGCGACGAGAAACGACTGAGCGAGATCCTGCCGGTCGCAGACGCCCGCAGCCTGTGCCGCAAGCGCCTCGAGTCCTCCCGTTCCACTTCCCGCCTCAAAGCCACAGGATGA
- a CDS encoding Gfo/Idh/MocA family protein: MAPHSSRRDFLKTSTAIGAAVFVNAKPAWTQEKSANERVRYACIGVDGKGRSDSGDAAKHGDVVAICDVDDAKLQKAAKNPRFKSPETFHDYREMLDKMEGKIDAVTVSTPDHHHYLAAATAMKMGLACFCQKPLTHSVWEARELQNIAREMNVPTMMGNQGTSYGGLRKAAALLQSGHLGTIQAAHIFTNRPVWEQGVARPEPSEVPANLNWDLWLGPAPERPYADGVYHPFAWRGWWDFGTGALGDMACHTFNMPFMALGLKNPDTIQAWTSGHNKDSYPQSSKIKFEFPADDGRPAIDVWWYDGGELPSKDLLLGLDEFKKSGRSPSGALIVCEKGTLYSWGDYGENWMLLPEGEHEVPDLDYEESPGHFTEFHQSITGERKRATSNFENYAGPLTETILLGNLAVWAAADGEGKKIEWDAEKLEPKNAPEVAHIVRREYRDGWSV; the protein is encoded by the coding sequence ATGGCCCCACACTCATCACGTCGTGACTTCCTGAAGACGTCGACCGCAATCGGTGCGGCCGTCTTCGTGAACGCCAAACCGGCCTGGACGCAGGAAAAGTCGGCCAACGAACGCGTTCGCTACGCCTGCATCGGTGTCGACGGCAAGGGCCGCAGTGACTCTGGCGATGCCGCCAAGCATGGCGACGTTGTCGCGATCTGCGATGTCGATGATGCCAAGCTGCAGAAGGCCGCCAAGAACCCGCGGTTCAAGTCGCCGGAAACCTTCCACGACTACCGCGAAATGCTCGACAAGATGGAAGGTAAGATCGACGCGGTCACCGTCTCGACGCCCGACCATCATCACTACCTCGCCGCCGCAACGGCCATGAAGATGGGCCTGGCCTGCTTCTGCCAGAAGCCCCTCACCCACAGCGTCTGGGAAGCCCGCGAGCTGCAGAACATCGCCCGCGAGATGAACGTTCCCACCATGATGGGCAACCAGGGCACCTCGTACGGCGGTCTCCGCAAGGCAGCCGCCCTGCTGCAGTCCGGTCACCTGGGCACGATTCAGGCCGCGCACATCTTCACCAACCGCCCGGTCTGGGAACAGGGCGTTGCCCGCCCCGAACCGTCCGAAGTCCCCGCCAACCTCAACTGGGACCTCTGGCTCGGCCCGGCACCGGAACGCCCCTACGCCGACGGCGTCTACCATCCGTTCGCGTGGCGCGGCTGGTGGGACTTCGGCACCGGAGCTCTCGGCGACATGGCCTGCCACACGTTCAACATGCCCTTCATGGCGCTGGGACTGAAGAACCCCGACACCATCCAGGCCTGGACGAGCGGCCACAACAAGGACAGCTACCCGCAGTCCTCGAAGATCAAGTTCGAGTTCCCCGCCGACGACGGTCGCCCCGCCATCGACGTCTGGTGGTATGACGGCGGCGAACTGCCGTCCAAGGATCTGCTGCTCGGACTCGACGAGTTCAAGAAGAGCGGCCGCAGCCCGAGTGGTGCCCTCATCGTCTGCGAAAAGGGAACGCTCTACTCGTGGGGCGACTACGGCGAGAACTGGATGCTGCTGCCCGAAGGAGAGCACGAAGTGCCGGACCTCGACTACGAAGAGTCTCCCGGCCACTTCACCGAGTTCCACCAGTCGATCACCGGCGAACGGAAGCGTGCCACCTCGAACTTCGAGAACTACGCCGGACCGCTCACCGAAACCATCCTCCTCGGCAATCTGGCCGTCTGGGCCGCTGCCGATGGCGAAGGCAAGAAGATCGAGTGGGACGCCGAGAAGCTCGAGCCGAAGAACGCTCCGGAAGTCGCTCACATCGTCCGCCGCGAATACCGCGACGGCTGGTCGGTGTGA
- a CDS encoding leucine-rich repeat domain-containing protein — MLKRAWPQLGLAICLMILTGCPQSPETNNDDPATDDAAVTAPETTESPAAADAKPQPAAVSEDDAEAIAKLEAMRCRVRKSSNGRVIAVDCSEAPFGDEHLELLTGLPFLADLNLENSTVTNDGLKVMQDLPRLKKLNLRRCGNINDEGLAHMVGHPALEQLLLLYNSSSITDAGMDHVGKMEKLRVLDLRGCNKITDAGLAKLTDLSRLERLKLRLCSVTDEGMAFIAELPRLRGVALEDIPISNDGLAKLSGLSDLDEINLMGTLVDDDGLAHLSGMSKLRDINLRNTAVTGSGLTHLEAAQDSLWRLNLHETFVDDDGLANLVPFKNIEILTLWLTYITDAGLEHVAQLEKLRELNLEACDISDEGVAHLQALKNLEKLVLAETRITDETFAILAPLENLEYLDVGNVRTVSADAIAEFRESHPDCTVQN, encoded by the coding sequence GTGTTGAAGCGCGCATGGCCCCAGCTGGGCCTGGCAATCTGCCTGATGATCCTGACAGGCTGTCCGCAGTCGCCGGAAACGAATAACGATGATCCCGCGACCGACGATGCGGCGGTCACCGCTCCGGAAACGACCGAATCACCGGCCGCTGCCGATGCGAAGCCGCAGCCCGCCGCCGTCTCCGAAGACGACGCCGAGGCCATCGCCAAGCTCGAAGCGATGCGGTGCCGGGTCCGCAAAAGCAGCAACGGCCGCGTTATTGCCGTCGACTGCTCCGAAGCCCCCTTCGGCGACGAGCATCTCGAACTACTCACGGGACTTCCGTTTCTGGCCGATCTGAATCTCGAGAACTCGACAGTCACTAACGACGGCCTGAAGGTGATGCAGGACCTTCCCCGGCTGAAGAAGCTCAACCTTCGACGCTGTGGAAACATCAACGACGAAGGACTGGCCCATATGGTCGGTCACCCGGCCCTCGAGCAGTTGCTGCTTCTTTACAACTCATCGAGCATCACCGATGCCGGCATGGATCACGTCGGCAAAATGGAAAAGCTGCGGGTCCTCGACCTGCGTGGCTGCAACAAAATCACCGATGCCGGCCTGGCCAAGCTGACTGACCTGAGCCGTCTCGAACGCCTCAAGCTCCGCCTCTGCTCGGTGACCGATGAGGGAATGGCCTTCATCGCAGAACTCCCCCGACTGCGGGGCGTGGCCCTCGAAGACATCCCGATTTCCAATGACGGGCTGGCGAAACTCTCCGGATTGTCCGATCTGGATGAGATCAACCTCATGGGAACGCTCGTCGATGATGACGGGCTGGCTCACCTCTCGGGCATGTCGAAACTGCGCGATATCAATCTGCGAAACACCGCGGTGACCGGCAGCGGCCTGACGCACCTCGAAGCCGCGCAGGACTCGCTCTGGCGACTCAACCTGCACGAGACCTTCGTGGATGACGACGGGCTCGCCAACCTCGTGCCGTTCAAAAACATCGAGATTCTCACACTCTGGCTGACCTACATCACGGACGCCGGCCTCGAACACGTGGCGCAGCTCGAAAAACTGCGCGAGCTGAATCTCGAAGCCTGTGACATCAGCGACGAAGGGGTCGCCCACCTGCAGGCCCTGAAGAACCTCGAGAAGCTCGTGCTCGCCGAAACCCGGATCACCGACGAGACGTTCGCCATTCTCGCACCCCTCGAGAATCTCGAATACCTCGACGTCGGCAACGTCCGCACGGTCTCCGCCGATGCGATTGCCGAGTTCCGTGAGTCCCATCCCGACTGCACCGTGCAGAACTGA
- a CDS encoding RNA polymerase sigma factor produces the protein MDEMRIESLVIKAQNGDRAAFDELMAEFESTVYVIVLRRLREHAEASEVTQEVFLRALRKLPQLREPRRFVGWLKRIAVRMSINRALRRPRETMQAPETFDLVQMSRDVPLDRLLRDERARQVRGGLAKLRPDDRETLLAFYFEGQSLKEMSDRFRSPVGTIKRRLHTARHRLKEALGDLQPA, from the coding sequence ATGGATGAAATGCGAATTGAATCGCTTGTAATCAAGGCTCAGAACGGTGACCGGGCCGCCTTCGATGAACTGATGGCGGAATTCGAGTCGACCGTCTACGTGATCGTGCTGCGTCGACTGCGAGAGCATGCCGAAGCGTCGGAAGTGACCCAGGAAGTCTTTCTGCGGGCGCTCCGGAAGCTGCCGCAACTGCGGGAGCCGCGTCGGTTCGTCGGCTGGCTCAAGCGGATCGCCGTCCGGATGTCGATCAACCGGGCGCTGCGGCGGCCGCGTGAGACGATGCAGGCGCCGGAAACCTTCGACCTGGTCCAGATGTCGCGGGACGTGCCGCTCGATCGGCTGCTCCGTGACGAACGGGCGCGGCAGGTTCGGGGCGGACTGGCGAAGCTGCGTCCGGACGATCGGGAAACGCTGCTGGCGTTCTACTTCGAAGGCCAGTCGCTCAAGGAAATGAGCGACCGGTTCCGGAGCCCGGTTGGTACGATCAAGCGGCGGCTGCACACCGCGCGGCACCGGCTGAAGGAAGCTCTCGGCGACCTGCAGCCGGCCTGA
- a CDS encoding toxin-antitoxin system YwqK family antitoxin, with the protein MMRKPLAWLMMIGCLSAIPAVASAQNPSPEPPGGAPPAAAPPAAAPAGNATPAPGTPPAAQTPPAAAPAADGAAAQPAPATPPGDLPADSPAGGQPAPATPADPQNVEVVKQNGPGGQLQIEEHVFKDAAGKSIKHGKFTQYFPDGRVLATGDFVQGQRHGKWTKWVGVGESRLYASPIYGGYPGPFFTEAHFKLGVLHGPWIVYDARKQKMSEWHFQDGVQHGPWIWYYPNGAKHRESTYVGGVLHGHVIDFLPNGQIRSKVEYFDGRRKYLRTYGYGYGRKQAEGWYLEPLEKTKTKYDWWTSFGETVVVGVEGKPAKHGEWKWWHPGGQVSVKGHYHLDQPIGRWTWLQQDGSVQKTQDFTVEGVEPPAVVDGNAQPAAGQPAAGQPAAGQPAAGQPAAGQPAAGQPAPAAGTPPAGTPAGTPPAANPPAAAPPAANPPANAPVPSGPDV; encoded by the coding sequence ATGATGCGAAAACCTCTCGCCTGGCTGATGATGATCGGATGCCTGAGCGCAATCCCCGCTGTTGCGTCGGCACAGAACCCCTCTCCGGAACCTCCCGGCGGTGCTCCTCCCGCCGCAGCGCCGCCGGCAGCGGCCCCGGCCGGGAACGCCACGCCGGCACCCGGGACTCCGCCCGCAGCACAGACGCCGCCAGCCGCGGCACCGGCGGCGGATGGCGCGGCGGCCCAACCGGCTCCCGCGACCCCACCAGGAGACCTGCCGGCTGATTCGCCTGCCGGTGGACAGCCGGCCCCCGCAACGCCGGCCGACCCGCAGAATGTCGAGGTCGTCAAGCAGAACGGCCCCGGTGGACAACTGCAGATTGAAGAGCATGTCTTCAAGGATGCGGCCGGCAAGAGCATCAAGCACGGCAAATTCACGCAGTACTTTCCCGATGGCCGCGTGCTCGCCACCGGTGATTTCGTGCAGGGGCAGCGTCACGGCAAGTGGACGAAGTGGGTGGGAGTTGGCGAAAGCCGGCTGTACGCCAGCCCGATCTACGGCGGTTATCCGGGGCCCTTCTTCACCGAAGCACACTTCAAGCTGGGCGTTCTCCACGGTCCGTGGATCGTCTACGACGCCCGCAAGCAGAAGATGAGCGAATGGCACTTTCAGGACGGCGTCCAGCATGGTCCGTGGATATGGTACTACCCGAACGGCGCGAAGCATCGTGAATCGACGTATGTCGGCGGCGTGCTGCATGGCCATGTCATCGACTTCCTGCCGAATGGCCAGATCCGCAGCAAGGTCGAGTATTTCGACGGCCGCCGGAAGTATCTGCGGACCTACGGATACGGCTACGGTCGCAAGCAGGCCGAAGGCTGGTACCTCGAGCCGCTCGAAAAGACGAAGACGAAGTACGACTGGTGGACGAGCTTCGGCGAGACTGTGGTCGTCGGTGTCGAAGGAAAGCCGGCCAAACATGGCGAGTGGAAGTGGTGGCATCCCGGTGGTCAGGTCTCGGTGAAGGGGCACTACCACCTCGATCAGCCGATTGGTCGCTGGACCTGGCTTCAGCAGGATGGAAGCGTGCAGAAGACGCAAGACTTCACGGTTGAAGGGGTGGAGCCGCCGGCCGTCGTCGACGGGAATGCCCAGCCAGCCGCGGGGCAGCCCGCTGCCGGTCAGCCTGCTGCGGGACAACCTGCTGCGGGACAGCCTGCTGCGGGACAACCTGCTGCCGGTCAGCCCGCACCTGCCGCAGGAACACCACCTGCCGGGACACCTGCGGGAACGCCTCCTGCAGCCAATCCGCCGGCCGCAGCACCGCCTGCAGCAAATCCGCCGGCGAACGCACCTGTCCCGTCGGGACCGGACGTCTGA
- a CDS encoding YkgJ family cysteine cluster protein produces MHPIELQSTDATDARAGTLPVIENCDDCGACCMTVGTPPFVLDEERDEARERGVSLPLRAEIQARRRELDATGRRDAPCLWFDPETLRCRHHEMRPQVCRDYTIGDWHCRFARRREGIDGA; encoded by the coding sequence ATGCACCCGATCGAACTGCAATCGACGGACGCCACCGACGCCAGAGCCGGCACGCTTCCGGTCATCGAAAACTGTGACGATTGCGGTGCCTGCTGTATGACGGTCGGTACGCCGCCGTTTGTTCTGGACGAAGAGCGCGACGAGGCCCGTGAACGGGGTGTGTCGCTGCCGCTGCGGGCGGAGATTCAGGCGCGTCGACGCGAGCTGGATGCGACCGGCCGACGGGATGCTCCTTGCCTGTGGTTCGATCCGGAAACGCTTCGCTGCCGGCATCACGAGATGCGGCCTCAGGTCTGCCGGGACTACACGATCGGCGACTGGCATTGCCGGTTCGCACGCCGGCGTGAGGGGATCGACGGGGCGTGA
- a CDS encoding exo-alpha-sialidase has translation MLRSPIAAVVLGLCALTLACLVSSARAADPPPLWAGDKPVPKTDELSTIDDARFHVIKRREPEQDGYNWLHGVALAWHNGQLYVSYGHNRGAENTAGEEARGQVSRDGGRTWSDVFTIDTGDVPELAVSHGVFLSHGGRLWAFQGAFYGRMQRVHTRAYRLNEADGTWEKLGVVVGDGFWPMQEPLRMEDGNWIMAGLQVGNGYGGSDDPAAVAISHGDDFTKWDLVTIPKPADMEMWGESTVVVDGSSVLNISRYRRPEALVSLSDDFGRSWSMMQTGNLPMAASKPYAGTLSTGQHYLVATTTADGGNRRSPLTIAVSRPGEWSFRRIYEIRDAVHEGPGESGKGFRLSYPYAVEHDGKLYVGYSNDGGRGANRNSAELAVIPMESLTAE, from the coding sequence GTGTTGCGTTCTCCGATTGCTGCTGTCGTTCTGGGGCTGTGTGCTCTGACCCTTGCGTGTCTTGTTTCGTCCGCCCGGGCCGCCGATCCGCCACCGCTCTGGGCCGGCGACAAACCGGTGCCGAAGACGGATGAGCTGTCCACAATCGACGATGCCAGGTTCCATGTGATCAAGCGACGGGAACCGGAGCAGGATGGCTACAACTGGCTGCACGGCGTCGCGCTGGCGTGGCACAACGGGCAGCTGTATGTCTCGTACGGTCACAACCGGGGGGCGGAGAATACGGCCGGCGAGGAAGCCCGCGGTCAGGTGAGCCGGGACGGCGGGCGGACCTGGAGCGATGTGTTCACCATCGATACCGGCGACGTGCCGGAACTTGCGGTCAGTCACGGAGTGTTTCTCTCGCACGGCGGCCGACTGTGGGCCTTTCAGGGTGCGTTCTACGGACGGATGCAGCGCGTCCATACGCGAGCGTACCGACTCAATGAAGCCGACGGAACCTGGGAGAAGCTGGGCGTCGTGGTTGGTGACGGCTTCTGGCCGATGCAGGAGCCGCTCAGGATGGAAGACGGCAACTGGATCATGGCGGGACTTCAGGTCGGCAATGGATACGGTGGCAGTGACGATCCGGCTGCGGTGGCGATCAGTCACGGCGATGACTTCACCAAATGGGATCTGGTGACGATTCCCAAGCCGGCCGACATGGAGATGTGGGGGGAGTCGACCGTCGTTGTCGACGGCTCGTCGGTGCTGAACATCTCGCGGTATCGGCGGCCCGAGGCGCTGGTGTCGCTGAGCGATGATTTCGGTCGGAGCTGGAGCATGATGCAGACCGGTAACCTGCCGATGGCGGCGTCGAAGCCGTATGCGGGCACACTGTCGACGGGACAGCATTATCTGGTGGCGACGACGACGGCAGACGGGGGAAACCGCCGCTCGCCGTTGACGATTGCCGTCTCGCGGCCAGGTGAGTGGTCGTTCCGCCGGATCTACGAGATTCGGGATGCGGTTCATGAGGGCCCCGGCGAATCGGGTAAGGGATTCCGGCTGTCTTATCCGTATGCGGTCGAGCATGACGGGAAGCTGTACGTCGGCTACTCGAACGATGGCGGCCGCGGTGCGAACCGGAACAGTGCGGAGCTGGCGGTGATCCCGATGGAGTCGCTGACGGCAGAGTGA
- a CDS encoding DUF4198 domain-containing protein, which translates to MHTSRLTLLCTVLLAATSASAHDTWVETNTNLIRTGDAIYVDLKLGNHGNEHRDFKQASKIGLEDCTLNVLDPGGKPYDLKPRLVDTGYAPKEGYWTGKFVAAAPGLYTVAHTLDKVVNHGRPIRAIKSGKAYFAVSPSLDRPEEESATGFDKPLGHPFEIVPQSSPVLPMGPGQPIDVQLLLKGKPLPGARISFIPRSEELTAEFDER; encoded by the coding sequence ATGCACACATCACGCCTGACACTGCTCTGCACCGTGCTGCTCGCAGCAACATCCGCGTCCGCTCACGACACCTGGGTCGAAACGAACACAAACCTCATCCGCACCGGCGATGCGATTTACGTCGACCTGAAGCTGGGCAACCACGGCAACGAGCACCGTGACTTCAAACAGGCCAGCAAGATCGGCCTTGAAGACTGCACTCTGAACGTACTCGACCCGGGCGGAAAGCCGTACGACCTGAAACCGCGACTCGTCGACACCGGCTACGCACCAAAGGAAGGGTACTGGACCGGCAAGTTCGTCGCCGCCGCTCCCGGCCTGTACACCGTGGCCCACACGCTCGACAAGGTGGTCAACCACGGACGACCGATTCGCGCGATCAAGAGCGGCAAGGCGTACTTCGCCGTCAGCCCCAGTCTCGACCGGCCGGAAGAGGAGTCGGCGACCGGTTTCGACAAACCGCTGGGACATCCGTTCGAGATCGTACCGCAGAGCAGCCCCGTGCTCCCCATGGGACCGGGACAGCCGATTGACGTGCAGCTGCTGCTGAAGGGGAAGCCGTTGCCGGGGGCCCGCATCTCGTTTATCCCCCGTAGCGAAGAGCTGACCGCCGAATTCGACGAACGGTAA
- a CDS encoding DUF1559 domain-containing protein yields MHSPERDRARRARGFTLIELLVVIAIIAILIALLLPAVQQAREAARRAQCKNNLKQLALALHNYESSHRVFPPGGLGFPFVWSAQAQLLPYVDQASLKNLLVFEVPPMTPFGTGYDPVLVDQNDQAARTKLSLLLCPSDSDGVPGSEYAGVSYPACAGSGINGSDPADDGSVSNADGVIFSLSRIGFRDVTDGTSNTIVFSEHLLGDGQNAAPSGNDYRHRVVELSMGTQTTPAACAPASAPAWSGQRGAKWVNGHLADTMYNHWYGPNAELPDCHNGWHNFALTSARSAHVGGVQAALVDGSARFISENIDLTLWRGLATRSGNEILGEF; encoded by the coding sequence ATGCATTCACCGGAACGCGACCGCGCCCGCCGTGCGCGCGGATTCACACTCATCGAACTGCTGGTGGTGATCGCGATCATCGCCATCCTCATTGCCCTGCTGCTCCCGGCGGTCCAGCAGGCCCGCGAAGCGGCGCGACGTGCCCAGTGCAAGAACAACCTCAAGCAACTGGCCCTCGCGCTGCACAACTACGAGTCGAGCCACCGCGTCTTTCCGCCAGGGGGACTCGGCTTCCCCTTCGTGTGGTCGGCCCAGGCCCAACTGCTTCCCTACGTCGACCAGGCAAGCCTGAAGAACCTGCTCGTGTTCGAGGTTCCGCCGATGACTCCTTTCGGCACCGGCTATGACCCGGTGCTGGTCGACCAGAACGACCAGGCCGCCCGCACGAAACTGTCATTGCTGCTGTGTCCCAGCGACAGCGACGGCGTTCCCGGTTCCGAATACGCAGGCGTCAGCTATCCCGCTTGTGCCGGCTCCGGCATCAACGGCAGCGACCCAGCCGATGACGGCTCCGTCAGCAATGCCGACGGCGTTATCTTCTCGCTGTCCCGCATCGGCTTCCGTGACGTCACCGACGGCACCAGCAACACGATCGTCTTCAGCGAGCATCTGCTCGGCGACGGCCAGAACGCGGCGCCTTCCGGCAACGACTATCGCCATCGGGTCGTCGAGCTCTCGATGGGGACGCAAACCACGCCGGCAGCGTGTGCCCCCGCTTCCGCTCCCGCCTGGTCGGGACAGCGCGGCGCCAAGTGGGTCAACGGCCATCTCGCCGACACGATGTACAACCACTGGTACGGCCCGAATGCCGAACTGCCGGACTGTCACAACGGCTGGCACAACTTCGCCCTCACCAGCGCCCGCAGCGCCCACGTCGGGGGCGTTCAGGCAGCTCTCGTCGACGGCAGCGCCCGTTTCATCAGCGAGAACATCGACCTGACGCTCTGGCGGGGACTGGCGACCCGCTCGGGCAACGAAATTCTCGGCGAGTTCTGA